One window of the Rhizobiaceae bacterium genome contains the following:
- a CDS encoding DUF882 domain-containing protein has translation MFILLCFAAGAMSFGVSASEAETRTLKLYFIHTGEKAEITFKRNGRYDQAGLQKINRFLRDWRRNEPTKMNPRLLDLVWQVYQGSGSNGYINVVSAYRSPATNSMLRSRSKGVAKKSQHMLGNAMDFFIPGVPLKKLRDLGLKAQGGGVGYYPRSGSPFVHMDVGNVRHWPRMSRKELVAVFPNGKTLHVPSDGKPLPGFDQALAAYQSRQKSGGTALALANTGDSSRKSKNLFAMLFSRSADEEEESGPEAVAEEPEIKPVRSQPKPVQVAEPEELPGVPTAAPAPAMEAPRQPVPAETIVAALPQRAVPLPEVAPRPKAEVGRAEPDQIPFQMADPVDTAAAQMVEEPEARPAEVAIKVPLPTWRPDYAPAQPEADDPVLLALAEEEARAPMPSARPAVEAVEDFAATPDKADLSVASVERDSTQIASLISASEPRDLAEEQAIAREPVKIVTTDTKSTRKAARATKLDRKAPPASIVLPAQPSDARWAFDEDYVAKGKGGNSAPSFAYNIVRTAPREVYANGFQPDGKELQANKFSGKAVAFLPVARFEAN, from the coding sequence ATGTTCATTCTCCTGTGCTTCGCGGCAGGCGCCATGTCTTTCGGCGTTTCAGCCTCGGAGGCGGAGACACGAACGCTGAAGCTTTATTTCATCCACACGGGCGAGAAGGCCGAAATCACCTTCAAGCGCAACGGCCGTTACGATCAGGCCGGGCTGCAGAAGATCAACCGTTTCCTGCGCGACTGGCGCCGCAACGAACCGACCAAGATGAACCCCCGGCTGCTGGATCTGGTCTGGCAGGTGTATCAAGGGAGCGGTTCAAACGGTTACATAAACGTGGTGTCGGCCTACCGGTCGCCGGCGACCAACTCCATGCTGCGCAGCCGTTCCAAGGGCGTCGCCAAGAAAAGCCAGCACATGCTGGGCAACGCCATGGATTTCTTCATTCCGGGCGTGCCGCTGAAGAAGCTGCGCGACCTCGGTCTGAAGGCCCAGGGCGGCGGCGTGGGCTATTATCCGCGTTCCGGTTCGCCTTTCGTGCACATGGATGTCGGCAACGTGCGCCACTGGCCGCGCATGAGCCGCAAGGAACTCGTCGCCGTCTTCCCGAACGGCAAGACGCTGCATGTGCCGAGCGACGGCAAGCCGCTGCCCGGCTTCGATCAGGCGCTCGCGGCATACCAATCCCGCCAGAAATCCGGCGGCACGGCGCTGGCCCTCGCCAATACCGGCGACAGCAGCCGTAAATCCAAGAACCTTTTCGCCATGCTGTTCAGCCGCAGCGCGGACGAGGAAGAGGAGAGCGGGCCGGAGGCCGTCGCGGAGGAACCGGAAATCAAGCCCGTCCGCTCGCAGCCCAAGCCGGTTCAGGTCGCCGAGCCCGAGGAATTGCCGGGCGTCCCGACTGCTGCTCCGGCCCCCGCGATGGAAGCGCCGCGCCAGCCGGTGCCGGCGGAGACCATCGTGGCTGCTCTGCCGCAGCGCGCCGTGCCGCTTCCCGAAGTCGCGCCGCGGCCGAAGGCCGAGGTGGGACGCGCCGAACCCGACCAGATTCCGTTCCAGATGGCCGATCCGGTCGATACGGCGGCTGCCCAGATGGTGGAAGAACCGGAAGCGAGGCCCGCCGAGGTGGCGATCAAGGTGCCGCTGCCGACCTGGCGTCCCGACTATGCTCCCGCGCAGCCCGAAGCGGACGATCCCGTGCTGCTGGCTCTGGCCGAGGAGGAGGCGCGTGCGCCGATGCCTTCCGCGCGTCCTGCCGTCGAAGCTGTCGAGGATTTCGCGGCCACGCCCGACAAAGCCGATCTCAGCGTCGCTTCCGTGGAAAGGGACAGCACGCAGATCGCCTCGCTGATCAGCGCTTCCGAGCCTCGTGATCTCGCCGAGGAACAGGCGATCGCGCGGGAACCGGTGAAGATCGTGACCACCGACACCAAGAGCACGCGCAAGGCCGCCCGTGCCACGAAACTCGATCGCAAGGCTCCGCCGGCTTCGATCGTGCTTCCGGCGCAGCCGTCCGATGCCCGCTGGGCCTTCGACGAGGATTATGTCGCCAAGGGCAAGGGCGGCAACAGCGCGCCTTCCTTCGCCTACAACATCGTGCGCACGGCCCCGCGCGAGGTCTACGCCAACGGCTTCCAGCCTGACGGCAAGGAACTGCAGGCGAACAAGTTTTCCGGAAAGGCCGTGGCTTTCCTGCCGGTGGCGCGCTTCGAAGCCAATTGA
- a CDS encoding sigma-54 dependent transcriptional regulator, whose translation MAAHILIVDDDPVQRRLLEAAVRRFGHEATAVDGGEAALDRLEGGGDIHVVILDLVMPGIDGLGVLKRLGERSIKTPVIVQTAQGGIDTAVTAMRAGAVDFFVKPASPDRLQTAISNALKVEELEGETRRATRRNGSLTFKDLITRSPAMERAVRLGQKAASSNIPVLIEGESGVGKEVFARAIQGSGERRTKPFVTVNCGAIPDNLVESILFGHERGSFTGATEKHAGKFVEANTGTLFLDEIGDLPLETQVKLLRAVQEGEVDPVGGRQTVKVDIKLISATHRDLMQQVRSGRFREDLFYRLNVYPIMIPPLRQRREDIEPLAQFLKERALKHHSPGRRLEFAPVTLRLLEAYDWPGNVRQLENAILRAILLCDGDTLEPADFPQISHEVDGHLIPDSARSAVRLQQGAALMPVQPPLEVVTEAAPVSPLAPAKGMMRTLDDRGNVRSLAEVEVEMIRFAIEHYSGQMSEVARRLGIGRSTLYRKMKEYDIASDAGHPEQLAT comes from the coding sequence ATGGCGGCCCATATCCTTATCGTCGACGACGACCCCGTCCAGCGTCGCTTGCTGGAAGCGGCCGTGCGCCGGTTCGGCCATGAGGCGACGGCGGTGGACGGCGGCGAGGCCGCGCTCGACAGGCTCGAAGGCGGCGGCGACATCCATGTGGTGATCCTCGATCTGGTCATGCCCGGCATCGATGGCCTCGGCGTGCTGAAACGGCTCGGCGAACGCTCGATCAAGACGCCGGTCATCGTTCAGACCGCGCAAGGCGGCATCGATACGGCGGTCACGGCCATGCGCGCCGGCGCCGTGGATTTCTTCGTCAAGCCTGCCTCGCCGGACCGGCTGCAGACCGCCATTTCCAATGCGCTGAAGGTTGAGGAGCTTGAAGGGGAAACGCGACGCGCGACGCGCCGCAACGGCTCCCTGACGTTCAAGGATCTCATCACGCGCAGCCCGGCCATGGAGCGCGCCGTGCGGCTCGGCCAGAAGGCCGCGTCGTCGAATATCCCCGTGCTCATCGAAGGCGAGTCCGGCGTCGGCAAGGAGGTCTTCGCCCGCGCCATACAAGGATCGGGCGAGCGTCGGACAAAACCCTTCGTGACGGTCAATTGCGGCGCCATCCCCGACAATCTTGTGGAAAGCATACTGTTCGGCCACGAAAGAGGTTCCTTCACCGGCGCGACCGAGAAACACGCCGGCAAGTTCGTCGAAGCAAACACGGGCACGCTCTTTCTGGACGAGATCGGCGATCTGCCGCTCGAAACGCAGGTGAAGCTGCTGCGCGCGGTGCAGGAAGGCGAGGTCGACCCCGTTGGCGGACGCCAGACGGTCAAGGTCGACATCAAGCTCATCTCTGCGACCCATCGCGACCTGATGCAGCAGGTGAGAAGCGGCAGGTTCCGCGAGGACCTTTTCTATCGCCTCAACGTCTATCCGATCATGATTCCGCCGCTCAGACAGAGGCGCGAGGACATCGAGCCCCTGGCGCAGTTCCTGAAGGAGCGGGCGCTGAAGCATCACTCGCCCGGCAGACGGCTGGAATTCGCACCCGTGACGCTGCGCCTGCTGGAAGCCTATGACTGGCCGGGCAATGTGCGGCAGCTCGAAAACGCCATCCTCCGGGCTATCCTGCTTTGCGACGGTGACACGCTGGAGCCGGCGGATTTTCCGCAGATCAGCCACGAGGTCGACGGGCACCTGATCCCCGACAGCGCGCGTTCCGCGGTCCGGCTCCAACAGGGTGCGGCCTTGATGCCGGTGCAGCCGCCCTTGGAGGTCGTAACGGAAGCCGCGCCGGTTTCGCCATTAGCGCCCGCCAAGGGCATGATGCGAACCCTCGACGATCGGGGCAATGTGCGTTCGCTGGCCGAGGTCGAGGTCGAGATGATTCGCTTCGCCATCGAGCACTACAGCGGCCAGATGAGCGAAGTGGCGCGGCGGCTGGGAATCGGCCGCTCGACGCTCTACCGGAAAATGAAGGAATATGACATCGCGTCGGATGCCGGGCACCCGGAGCAGCTTGCCACCTGA
- a CDS encoding M3 family oligoendopeptidase, translated as MRPSTDRALNSAQAMAPAVGILPEWNLADLYASMDAPELAADIGRAIEMAAAFETRWRGKLSAEAAKGAGGGLGLAVREYEALEELMGRIASYAGLVYAGDTSDPKKAKLYGDVNQKMTDASAHLLFFTLELNVIDDNLVLAALDADPAFGHYRPWVLDLRMDKPYQLEDRVEQLFHEKSVTGRGAWNRLFDETISDLRFDLGGQRLTLEQTLHRLQEADGDVRREAAEALARTFKDNLRIFTLITNTLAKDKEISDRWRGFADIADSRHLANRVERGVVDALASAVREAYPRLSHRYYAMKARWLGMDAMNHWDRNAPLPETPQALISWDDAKNTVLSAYQSFSPDMAEIAREFFDRRWIDAPARPGKAPGAFAHPTVPSVHPYVLLNYMGKPRDVMTLAHELGHGVHQVLAADQGALMAATPLTLAETASVFGEMLTFRSLLDRTTDRRERKAMLAQKVEDMINTVVRQIAFYEFERKVHTERRNGELTADKLGEFWLEVQSESLGPAIRLREGYETFWTYIPHFIHSPFYVYAYAFGDCLVNSLYAVYQNAESGFQEKYFDMLRAGGTKHHSELLKPFGLDATDPDFWSKGLSVISGLIDELEALDA; from the coding sequence ATGCGACCCTCCACTGATCGCGCGCTGAACAGTGCTCAAGCCATGGCCCCCGCTGTCGGCATTCTGCCGGAATGGAACCTCGCAGATCTCTATGCCTCGATGGACGCGCCGGAACTCGCAGCCGACATAGGGCGCGCGATCGAGATGGCCGCCGCGTTCGAGACGAGATGGCGCGGCAAGCTCTCGGCCGAGGCGGCAAAAGGCGCTGGCGGCGGACTCGGCCTCGCGGTCCGGGAATATGAGGCGCTGGAGGAATTGATGGGGCGGATCGCGTCCTATGCGGGCCTCGTCTATGCCGGCGACACCTCGGACCCGAAGAAGGCCAAGCTCTACGGCGACGTCAACCAGAAGATGACGGATGCCAGCGCGCATCTTCTTTTCTTCACGCTGGAGCTGAACGTGATCGACGACAATCTCGTCCTCGCCGCGCTCGACGCCGACCCGGCGTTCGGCCACTACCGGCCGTGGGTGCTCGATTTGCGCATGGACAAGCCCTACCAGCTCGAAGACCGCGTCGAGCAGCTCTTCCATGAGAAATCGGTGACCGGACGGGGCGCGTGGAACCGCCTCTTCGACGAGACGATCAGCGACCTGCGCTTCGATCTCGGCGGCCAGCGGCTGACGCTGGAGCAGACCCTGCACAGGCTGCAGGAGGCCGATGGCGATGTCCGCAGGGAAGCGGCCGAGGCGCTTGCCCGTACCTTCAAGGACAATCTGCGCATCTTCACGCTCATCACCAACACGCTGGCGAAGGACAAGGAGATTTCCGATCGCTGGCGCGGCTTCGCCGACATTGCGGATTCGCGCCACCTCGCCAACCGCGTCGAGCGCGGCGTCGTCGACGCGCTGGCCAGCGCCGTCCGCGAGGCGTATCCGCGCCTTTCCCATCGCTACTATGCGATGAAGGCGCGCTGGCTCGGCATGGACGCGATGAACCACTGGGATCGCAACGCGCCGCTGCCCGAGACGCCGCAAGCGCTGATCAGCTGGGACGATGCGAAGAACACCGTGCTCTCCGCCTACCAGAGCTTCTCGCCCGACATGGCCGAAATCGCCCGCGAGTTCTTCGACCGCCGCTGGATCGACGCGCCGGCGCGGCCGGGCAAGGCCCCGGGCGCCTTCGCCCATCCGACGGTCCCCTCCGTGCATCCCTACGTGCTCCTGAACTACATGGGCAAGCCGCGCGACGTCATGACGCTCGCCCACGAACTCGGGCACGGCGTGCACCAAGTGCTTGCCGCCGACCAGGGCGCGCTGATGGCTGCGACGCCTCTGACGCTCGCTGAAACCGCATCCGTCTTCGGCGAGATGCTGACTTTCCGCTCGCTGCTGGACCGCACCACCGACCGTCGCGAGCGCAAGGCCATGCTGGCGCAGAAGGTCGAGGACATGATCAACACGGTGGTCCGGCAGATCGCCTTCTACGAGTTCGAGCGCAAGGTCCATACCGAGCGCCGCAACGGCGAATTGACCGCAGACAAGCTCGGCGAATTCTGGCTGGAGGTGCAGTCGGAAAGCCTCGGGCCGGCAATCAGGCTGCGCGAAGGCTACGAGACGTTCTGGACCTACATCCCGCACTTCATCCACTCGCCCTTCTACGTCTATGCCTATGCCTTCGGCGATTGCCTGGTGAACTCGCTCTATGCCGTCTACCAGAATGCCGAGAGCGGCTTTCAGGAGAAGTATTTCGACATGCTGCGGGCCGGCGGCACCAAGCATCATTCGGAACTGTTGAAGCCGTTCGGACTTGACGCCACCGATCCGGACTTCTGGAGCAAGGGGCTTTCGGTCATCTCCGGCCTCATCGACGAACTGGAAGCGCTGGACGCCTGA